A single genomic interval of Fervidobacterium thailandense harbors:
- a CDS encoding ABC transporter permease subunit gives MQLLRWELKRNFKSFLLWTAFIVLIQWMYFAFFPSIAGDDGLFSSKLQLLPKAFLKLFGVDKIDFSDILHFFAMQGQIWVFLFATFYPARLSSSMFVKEENDKTIEFLFARPIRRESYVFQKFTATTVYLLLFDLTITVALLGMFNKYKVKPFDISLFWKLVLSFWAVHIFMSAVGIIFSVVARKRSTADTGTFFALGFFYAISLIARVYEKYRYLQVLTPFGVFDPAELIKGADFNTGGFLIVVLIYALSLGFSIVYYTKKDVYI, from the coding sequence ATGCAATTGCTGAGATGGGAATTGAAACGTAACTTCAAATCGTTCCTCTTGTGGACCGCGTTCATCGTACTCATTCAGTGGATGTACTTTGCCTTTTTCCCATCTATTGCCGGTGATGATGGTCTCTTCTCCTCAAAGTTGCAACTACTCCCCAAAGCCTTTTTGAAGCTGTTTGGTGTGGACAAAATCGATTTTAGTGATATTCTTCACTTCTTTGCGATGCAAGGACAGATATGGGTTTTTCTCTTTGCCACGTTCTATCCCGCGCGGCTGTCCTCGAGTATGTTTGTAAAGGAGGAAAACGACAAAACGATCGAGTTTCTCTTTGCAAGACCGATCAGACGGGAGAGTTACGTGTTTCAAAAATTTACGGCCACTACTGTTTATTTACTACTTTTCGACCTGACCATTACCGTAGCTCTTTTAGGTATGTTCAACAAATATAAGGTCAAGCCTTTCGATATCAGCTTATTCTGGAAACTGGTCCTTTCATTCTGGGCTGTGCACATCTTCATGAGTGCGGTTGGAATAATCTTCTCAGTTGTGGCGAGAAAACGCTCAACAGCCGACACGGGAACGTTCTTCGCACTCGGGTTTTTCTACGCAATTTCGTTGATCGCACGGGTGTACGAAAAATACAGGTATTTACAAGTCTTAACTCCTTTCGGTGTGTTCGATCCTGCGGAGCTGATAAAAGGTGCCGATTTCAACACGGGTGGTTTTCTCATCGTTGTGCTAATCTATGCGCTCTCGCTGGGATTTTCGATAGTTTACTACACCAAAAAGGATGTATATATTTAA
- the gltA gene encoding NADPH-dependent glutamate synthase has protein sequence MAVKNRVPVLERPVEERIKSFEEVALGYTEELAVEEAKRCLQCKVPTCVEGCPVGIDIPRFIKQIAERNFEGAFKTVKSFNYLPAICGRVCPQETQCEGTCVLNKIGKPVNIGALERFVADWAYKEGLEAQDGADVKIQEARDKKIAVVGSGPAGLTVSSELGRLGFQVEIFETLHELGGVLVYGIPEFRLPKEIVKKEISDLKNLNIVLHKNTPVGYAIDPRELLETYDAVFIGVGAGTPKFMGIEGTDLNGVYSANEFLTRINLMRAYKFPEYDTPVYVGKRVAVIGGGNTAMDVARSALRLGAEVYLVYRRTEAEMPARRAEIEHAKEEGIKFMLLTNPVRYIGDSNGRVVAVECIKMTLGEPDESGRRKPVPMPGSNFILEVDTVVEAIGTEANRFLLSQFPGLETSKYGYVVVNEWGQTSIPKVFAGGDIVTGSATVISAMGAGKRAAQGITRYLLESV, from the coding sequence GTGGCTGTAAAAAATCGTGTACCCGTCCTTGAGCGTCCGGTTGAGGAGCGAATCAAGAGCTTTGAGGAGGTTGCACTCGGTTACACCGAGGAACTCGCGGTGGAGGAAGCCAAGCGTTGTCTTCAGTGCAAGGTGCCTACGTGTGTCGAGGGCTGTCCGGTTGGAATAGATATTCCAAGGTTCATCAAACAGATCGCAGAACGTAATTTCGAGGGGGCTTTCAAAACAGTTAAATCGTTCAATTACCTTCCCGCGATATGCGGAAGGGTCTGTCCACAAGAGACACAATGCGAAGGAACCTGCGTGCTGAACAAGATAGGTAAGCCGGTAAATATAGGTGCGTTGGAACGGTTCGTTGCCGATTGGGCATACAAGGAAGGTTTGGAAGCGCAAGATGGAGCTGATGTAAAAATTCAAGAAGCACGCGATAAAAAAATCGCCGTTGTAGGTTCGGGACCTGCGGGATTAACGGTCTCGTCTGAGCTCGGAAGACTGGGATTCCAGGTGGAGATTTTCGAAACGTTGCACGAACTTGGTGGGGTGTTGGTTTACGGTATTCCCGAGTTCCGCCTTCCAAAGGAGATAGTTAAGAAAGAGATTTCCGATTTGAAGAATCTGAACATTGTGTTGCACAAAAACACCCCTGTCGGTTATGCGATAGACCCGCGTGAGCTACTTGAAACCTACGATGCCGTGTTCATCGGAGTTGGGGCCGGAACCCCGAAGTTCATGGGTATTGAGGGAACGGACTTGAACGGTGTATATTCCGCAAACGAATTTCTAACGCGCATAAACCTGATGCGTGCTTACAAGTTTCCCGAGTACGATACACCGGTTTACGTTGGAAAACGAGTAGCTGTTATCGGTGGTGGAAACACCGCTATGGATGTTGCAAGGAGTGCTTTGAGGCTCGGTGCAGAGGTTTACCTTGTGTATAGGAGAACGGAAGCGGAGATGCCGGCAAGACGCGCGGAGATTGAGCATGCGAAAGAGGAAGGTATAAAGTTCATGTTGTTGACCAACCCGGTGCGTTACATCGGTGATTCGAATGGACGCGTCGTTGCCGTGGAGTGTATTAAGATGACTCTTGGTGAGCCCGACGAAAGTGGAAGGAGAAAACCCGTACCGATGCCCGGGAGTAATTTTATCCTCGAGGTGGACACCGTTGTCGAAGCGATCGGCACGGAGGCAAACAGGTTCCTGCTGAGTCAGTTCCCGGGTTTGGAGACGAGCAAGTACGGCTACGTAGTTGTCAACGAATGGGGCCAGACGAGCATTCCAAAGGTCTTTGCCGGTGGTGATATCGTCACCGGTTCGGCCACCGTCATCTCCGCGATGGGGGCAGGAAAACGCGCCGCACAAGGTATTACGCGATATTTGCTCGAGAGCGTTTAA
- a CDS encoding sulfide/dihydroorotate dehydrogenase-like FAD/NAD-binding protein, whose protein sequence is MEFPENTIVRKRRFAPKLYEFWIRNSLVSRKAKPGQFVIVRTSERGERIPLTIVDTRPGEFRLVVKAVGKSTYELCMKNEGDVLADVVGPLGKPSEVRNYGNVLVLGGGVGIAAVLPIARALKEEGNKLTVILGARTIDELILRDEFGFCDELLLTTDDGSLGIKGTVVDAMRELVKEKKFDVAWAVGPAVMMKFASYVAKEHNFPIWVSLNSIMVDGTGMCGGCRVTLKDEKGSKIEYTCVDGPEFDGRFVDWDVFMNRLTQYREQERLALEKFLAEVGDVSWL, encoded by the coding sequence ATGGAGTTTCCGGAGAATACGATTGTAAGAAAGAGAAGATTTGCGCCAAAGCTGTACGAGTTCTGGATTAGGAATTCGCTCGTTTCCAGGAAGGCTAAGCCTGGTCAGTTCGTGATCGTGCGCACATCCGAGCGTGGAGAGAGGATCCCGTTGACGATTGTTGACACCAGGCCGGGAGAGTTCAGACTCGTGGTGAAGGCCGTTGGAAAGTCCACGTATGAGCTGTGCATGAAAAACGAGGGTGACGTTTTAGCCGACGTTGTTGGACCTCTGGGTAAACCGAGTGAGGTAAGAAACTACGGTAACGTACTGGTACTCGGTGGTGGGGTTGGTATCGCGGCCGTTTTGCCCATAGCGAGGGCTTTGAAGGAGGAGGGAAACAAGCTAACGGTCATCCTTGGAGCGCGTACTATTGATGAATTGATTTTGAGGGATGAATTTGGCTTTTGCGACGAACTCTTGTTGACAACGGACGATGGATCACTCGGAATCAAAGGTACAGTTGTGGATGCGATGCGGGAATTGGTGAAGGAGAAAAAGTTTGACGTAGCTTGGGCCGTTGGTCCAGCGGTGATGATGAAATTTGCCAGTTACGTAGCCAAGGAGCACAACTTTCCAATTTGGGTTTCGCTCAATTCTATAATGGTCGACGGCACCGGGATGTGCGGTGGTTGTAGGGTGACTTTGAAGGATGAGAAAGGTAGCAAAATAGAGTACACATGCGTGGATGGTCCGGAGTTCGATGGTCGATTCGTCGATTGGGATGTGTTCATGAACAGGCTAACCCAGTACCGTGAACAGGAAAGATTGGCACTCGAAAAATTCCTGGCCGAGGTTGGTGACGTGTCGTGGCTGTAA